A stretch of Fusobacterium sp. SYSU M8D902 DNA encodes these proteins:
- a CDS encoding 2-hydroxycarboxylate transporter family protein, translated as MLQLLGILLYTKQMIISVVICKLFGAIDPYYEGCCAKWFNFVAKNFTIPLLVGIGVAYTSIEQVLASFSLTYIVLVTTTVVGAIIGTAIVGHFIGFYVIEGSITAGLCMANMGGTGDVAVLSAANRMVLMPFAQISSRIGGAFMLLLTSLIINFVK; from the coding sequence ATGCTGCAACTTCTTGGAATTCTATTATACACCAAACAGATGATAATATCAGTTGTTATATGTAAATTGTTTGGAGCAATAGATCCATATTATGAGGGGTGTTGTGCAAAATGGTTTAACTTTGTGGCTAAGAACTTTACAATTCCACTATTAGTTGGAATAGGAGTGGCTTATACAAGTATAGAGCAAGTTCTAGCATCATTTAGCTTAACTTATATAGTTTTAGTTACAACAACTGTTGTAGGGGCTATTATAGGTACAGCAATAGTTGGACATTTTATAGGTTTCTATGTGATAGAAGGGTCTATAACTGCAGGACTTTGTATGGCAAATATGGGTGGAACAGGAGATGTGGCTGTTTTATCAGCAGCAAATAGAATGGTACTTATGCCATTTGCTCAGATCTCTTCAAGAATAGGTGGGGCGTTTATGTTACTACTCACTTCCCTTATAATAAATTTTGTAAAATAA